A window of the Oceanispirochaeta sp. genome harbors these coding sequences:
- a CDS encoding DUF2294 domain-containing protein codes for MTKGQMEEQICKALIHFEKEYMGRGPLEAKSYIIDDMVVLRMKGVLTPAENKLASSQEIDNGRAQIKQMRRTLIENGRTLLESVLQDILKVGIISMHSDLSTKTGERIIIFTLESAPDLT; via the coding sequence ATGACAAAAGGCCAAATGGAAGAACAAATCTGTAAAGCCCTGATCCATTTTGAAAAGGAATACATGGGACGGGGTCCGCTGGAAGCGAAAAGCTACATTATCGACGACATGGTCGTACTCAGAATGAAGGGAGTTCTTACTCCCGCAGAAAACAAACTGGCCAGTTCTCAGGAAATTGATAATGGACGGGCTCAGATCAAACAGATGCGCCGGACCCTCATTGAAAACGGAAGGACCCTTCTTGAATCGGTCCTGCAGGACATTCTGAAGGTCGGGATCATCAGTATGCATTCCGATCTGAGTACAAAAACCGGAGAGAGGATCATCATCTTTACGCTGGAATCGGCCCCTGATCTGACCTAA